The genomic segment GCGCCCCGGCCGTGGCCAGGTGGTTGTCCCACACCTCGAGCGTGCTCAGCGCGTACGGGTCCTCCCGCGCGCTGCCCCGCTTCTTGCCGGTGGTCTTGAGCAGGGCGTTGCGCTGGCGCAGCACCCGCTCGTAGTCCGCGCGCACCCCGGCGTACCGCGGCGCGCGCTGCACCAGCAGTTCGTCGAGGAACTTGCGGCGCTCCCCGGGATCGCCGCGCACCAGCGCCAGGTCCTCCGGGCAGAACAACACCGTGCGCAGGATCCCGAGCACGTCGCGCGGCTTGCCCACCGCGCCCCGATTCACCCTGGCGCGGTTCGCCCGGCCGGGGGTGATCTCCAGTTCCACGGTCAGCTCGCGGTCGTCGTTGACCACGGCCACCCGCACCAGCGCGCGCTCCTGGCCGTGCCGGACCAGGGGCGCGTCGGTGGCGACCCGGTGCGAACCGAGCGTGGCGGCGTACCCGATCGCCTCGATCAGGTTCGTCTTGCCACGCCCGTTCTGCCCGATCAGCACGGTCGGGCCGGGTTCGAGCGGCAGGTCGGCGTGCTCCCACGAGCGGAAGTCCGTGACCTGCAGATGACGGAGGTACACCGGGACCGGCTCAGCCGCCGGCCTTCTTCACCGCGTGGCCGCCGAACTGCTGGCGCAGCGCGGCCACCGCGCGCATCGCGGAGGAGTGCTCCTGGCGCGAGGCGAACCTGGCGAACAGGGCGGCCGAGATGACCGGCGCGGGCACGGCGTTGTTGATCGCCTCTTCGAGGGTCCACCGGCCTTCGCCGGAGTCCTCGACGTACCCCTCGAGGTCGTCCAGCTCCGGGTCCTCGTCCAGCGCGCGGACCAGCAGGTCGAGCAGCCAGGAGCGGACCACGGTCCCGCGCTGCCACCCCTTGATCACCGACGGCACGTCCTCGACCACGTGCGAAGCCTCGAGCAGCTCGAAGCCCTCGGCGAACGCCTGCATCAGGCCGTACTCGATGCCGTTGTGCACCATCTTCGCGTAGTGCCCGGCGCCGACCGAGCCCGCGTGCGAGAAACCTTCCTCGCGCGGGCCTTCCGGCCGGAGGGCGTCGAAGATCGGCATCGCGCGCTCGACGTCGGCGGCCGCGCCGCCGACCATCAGGCCGTACCCGTTCTCCTTGCCCCAGATGCCACCGGAGACGCCGACGTCGAGGTAGCCGACGCCCTTGGCGGCGAGCAGCTCGGCGTTCAGCTTGTCGTCGGTGAACTTGGAGTTGCCGCCGTCGATGAGGATGTCGCCCTCTTCGAGCAGGTTGCCGAACGCGACCACGGTCTCCCTGGTCGGCTCCCCCGCGGGCACCATCACCCAGACGATGCGCGGCGCGGCCAGCTTCGAGACCAGGTCCTCGAGCGAAGTCGTGTCGCTGACTTCGGCGTTGCGGTCGTAGCCGACGACTTCGTGCCCGGCGGCACGCAGCCGCTCGCGCATGTTGAAGCCCATCTTGCCGAGCCCGACCAGCCCCATCTGCACCATGTGAAAACTCCCCTTGCTCCCGATCAGTCGCCGACAGTTGACGCCGGTGCTCAGCCCGGCAGGCGGACCGGCATCAGCAGGTAGAGGTACCCGGGCACCACGTTGCCCTCCTCGTCCGCGGGCTTGATCAGCGCGGGGCGGTTCGGCGTGGTGAAGGTCAGCTCGGCGCGGTCGGCGTGCAGCGCACCGAGCCCGTCGACCAGGTAGCCCGGGTTGAAGGCGATGGTCACCGCCTCCCCCTCGTAGTCCACCGGCAGCTCCTCTTCGGCGCTGCCTTCGTCATCGCCCCCGGCGGACAGCCGCAGCAGTCCCTCCGAGAACTCGAGCCGCACCTGGGTACCACGCTCGGCGACCAGTGACACACGCTTGATCGCTTCGGCGAGCGCGCCGACGCCGAGCACCGCGCGCGAGGTGTGGCTCGCGGGCAGCAACTGGCGGTACGGCGGGAATTCGGCGTCAAGGAGGCGGGTGGTCGCGTAGCGGCCGGAACCGGACAGACCGAGCAGGCCCTCACCGCTGGCGAGCGCGAGCTTGACCGTCGCGCCGCTGCCGCCCATCGACTTCGCGGCCTCGGCCAGCGTGCGCGCGGGCACCAGGACCGCGGCGTCGGCCAGCCCCTCGGCCGGCTTCCAGGTGAACTCGCGCATGGCGAGGCGGAAGCGGTCGGTGGCGACGAGGGTGACGGTGTCGCCGGAGATCTCCAGCCGCATGCCGGTGAGCATCGGGAGCGTGTCGTCCTTGCCGGAGGCGACCGCGACCTGGGCCACCGCCTGGCCGAAGACCTCACCGGCCAGCTCACCGGCGAAGGCGGGCTGGGACGGGAGCTGCGGGTAGTCCTCGACCGGCATGGTCGGCAGGCTGAACTTGGCGTTCCCGCAGGTGATGGACGCGCGGGCGCCGTCGACCGAGATCTCCACCGGCTGCGCGGGCAGCGCCTTGGTGATGTCGGCGAGGAGGCGGCCGGAGACGAGCATGCGGCCGCCGTCGGCGATGGTCGCCGGGACGCCCACGGTGGCCGAGACCTCGTAGTCGAAGCCGGAAACGGTGAGCGCGTCGCTTTCGGCGGTGTCGGAGGCCTCCAGGAGCACTCCGCCCAGTACCGGGACGGGAGGCCGCGACGGCAGGCTTCTCGCCACCCAGGCGACGGCGTCTGCCAGCCCGTCGCGCTCGACGCGGATCTTCATGCGCTCATCCTTTCGCGGTAGCCGGGCCCCTCCGGCCCGAGAAGATCGACAAACGCCTCTGGCGTCCGCCCAGGTCGGGTGGCAGCGACGAACGCCGACAGGCGGACCTGGTGTGGGTACTCACGTTAGAGCGTGACCGGGTCCCCCGTCATCCGGCCTCCCCTGTCGACAAAGCGATCAAGCGACTGCCGGGTGGGACTTGTCCCCAACTTCGAGCTGCCCCTGTTTTTAATCAGTTCTCTAAGAAGAAGAATTAACAGTGACAGTAATAGGGGCTGTGGATTGTGTGGACAGAGCCTGTTGCCGCAGCGTGTACGGCGCGGCGAGCTGTGGACACCGGTGGAGCGGATCGGTGGACAGCTTCGGCGACCGGTGGACAACTCCAGCCACCCACAGGCTCCATCCACATCTGTCCACAGTTGTCCACACGGCTGTCCCCACCTGTGCGCTGATTTGTACCCAGGCCATGCACCGGCGCCGGCCGCCGAACTCGTCTCCGAGATCGCCCTGCAGGGTGATGTGGACAGTTTTGTGCATCTCCTGTGCATGGTTGCCGGTTTGCCTGTGTTTTTCCTGTGGAGAAACGGAAGATCGCCAGGTCGGCTGCCTGGGGACTACTTTTCCCTTGTGGGCCAAGCGGTTTCGCGAAGCGTCGCGTACGCTCCTTCATGACGCGAGGCGCGCGAAGCGCCCTTCGCGCTCCTCGAGGCTTTTCTTGCTATACAAGCGCTTCGCGCACGTACGCGGCCTACGCGCTGGTAACCGGCTGAACCGGTGTGGGAAACCCCATATAGTGGTTACATGGATCTGGGCACCAGGTTGATCACCGGCGAGGACGGGCAGCCGTTCCCGTTCGACCCGGGTGCGTTCTTCCTCGAGCTGCTCCTCACCGGTGGGCCCGAAGGCGAGCAGTGGGAGTTGCTGCGCGGCACGTCCGACCTCGCGAGCTGGCTGGTGGACTCCCGGCTCGCGCTCACCGCGCCGATCGAGGCGGAGGACGTCCGCATCCGCCCGGCCGAGCTCCGCGCGATCAAGCACCTGCGGGACACGCTCTGGACCGTGACCCAGGTGATCGCCGCCGGCGAGGAACCGAACGAGGACGAACTGGAAACCATCAACGCGGCCGCCGAGTCGTCCCTGCGGCCGCGGGTCGCCCTCGACACCGGCGTGTGCGAATGGGCCACGCCGATCACCGGCACCCAGGTGCTCGGCACCGCGGCACGCGAAGCGATCGACGTCATCGGCGGCGACCGGATCGACCGGCTGCGTGAGTGCGAAGCGGAGGACTGCGGGCTGCTCTTCCTCGACACCTCGCGGCCGGGCAACCGGCGGTGGTGCTCGATGCAGCGCTGCGGCAACCGCAACAAGGTGAAGGCCTACCGCGAACGGCAGGCCCAGGACTGACGGAGCGTGTCTACTGCCGCGCGCGCTGCTTGATGCGCGAGGTCAGTTCCTGCACCTGGTCGTAGATCCGCCGGCGCTCGGCCATCTCCTTGCGGATCTTCTTCGCCGCGTGCATCACCGTGGTGTGGTCGCGGCCGCCGAAGGTCTGCCCGATCCGCGGCAGCGACATGTCGGTCAGCTCGCGGCACAGGTACATGGCGATCTGCCGCGCGGTGGCGAGCGCCTTCGTCTTGCCGGGGCCGCAGAGCTCGTCGAGCGAGACGTCGAAGAACTCCGCGGTGACGCCCATGATGGTCGGCGCGCTGATCTCCGGCGCGTGCGAATCGGGGATCAGGTCGCGCAGCACGATCTCGGCGAGGCCGACGTCGACCGGCTGCTGGTTCAGCGACGCGAACGCGGTGACGCGGATGAGCGCGCCCTCGAG from the Amycolatopsis magusensis genome contains:
- the recF gene encoding DNA replication/repair protein RecF (All proteins in this family for which functions are known are DNA-binding proteins that assist the filamentation of RecA onto DNA for the initiation of recombination or recombinational repair.) is translated as MYLRHLQVTDFRSWEHADLPLEPGPTVLIGQNGRGKTNLIEAIGYAATLGSHRVATDAPLVRHGQERALVRVAVVNDDRELTVELEITPGRANRARVNRGAVGKPRDVLGILRTVLFCPEDLALVRGDPGERRKFLDELLVQRAPRYAGVRADYERVLRQRNALLKTTGKKRGSAREDPYALSTLEVWDNHLATAGAQLLAGRLDLVADLAPHTSAAYQGVAPDSRPALISYRSSLGDALPAGYGVPAGERADIGKLTEILVAALGESRPQELERGVSLVGPHRDELDLVLGEAPAKGYASHGESWSFALALRLGSYELLRAEAGEPVLLLDDVFAELDRRRRARLAEVAAGAEQVLVTAAVAEDVPEELTGRRFTVADGEVRPA
- the gnd gene encoding phosphogluconate dehydrogenase (NAD(+)-dependent, decarboxylating); the encoded protein is MVQMGLVGLGKMGFNMRERLRAAGHEVVGYDRNAEVSDTTSLEDLVSKLAAPRIVWVMVPAGEPTRETVVAFGNLLEEGDILIDGGNSKFTDDKLNAELLAAKGVGYLDVGVSGGIWGKENGYGLMVGGAAADVERAMPIFDALRPEGPREEGFSHAGSVGAGHYAKMVHNGIEYGLMQAFAEGFELLEASHVVEDVPSVIKGWQRGTVVRSWLLDLLVRALDEDPELDDLEGYVEDSGEGRWTLEEAINNAVPAPVISAALFARFASRQEHSSAMRAVAALRQQFGGHAVKKAGG
- the dnaN gene encoding DNA polymerase III subunit beta, which encodes MKIRVERDGLADAVAWVARSLPSRPPVPVLGGVLLEASDTAESDALTVSGFDYEVSATVGVPATIADGGRMLVSGRLLADITKALPAQPVEISVDGARASITCGNAKFSLPTMPVEDYPQLPSQPAFAGELAGEVFGQAVAQVAVASGKDDTLPMLTGMRLEISGDTVTLVATDRFRLAMREFTWKPAEGLADAAVLVPARTLAEAAKSMGGSGATVKLALASGEGLLGLSGSGRYATTRLLDAEFPPYRQLLPASHTSRAVLGVGALAEAIKRVSLVAERGTQVRLEFSEGLLRLSAGGDDEGSAEEELPVDYEGEAVTIAFNPGYLVDGLGALHADRAELTFTTPNRPALIKPADEEGNVVPGYLYLLMPVRLPG
- a CDS encoding CGNR zinc finger domain-containing protein, producing the protein MDLGTRLITGEDGQPFPFDPGAFFLELLLTGGPEGEQWELLRGTSDLASWLVDSRLALTAPIEAEDVRIRPAELRAIKHLRDTLWTVTQVIAAGEEPNEDELETINAAAESSLRPRVALDTGVCEWATPITGTQVLGTAAREAIDVIGGDRIDRLRECEAEDCGLLFLDTSRPGNRRWCSMQRCGNRNKVKAYRERQAQD